One stretch of Glycine soja cultivar W05 chromosome 7, ASM419377v2, whole genome shotgun sequence DNA includes these proteins:
- the LOC114418938 gene encoding scarecrow-like protein 9 has product MQRLMIMDPRLCGPPNEIQLGNQRFENGFFDQSREFGYLQSNLVPTDTPSSSSVWTHEEPSPEDCEFSDGILSYISQILMEEDMEDKTCMRQDSLDLQIAERSFYEVIGEKYPSTPLGHPSSVDPDDGSGEHNLSENYGTCSYNDGDLSSIFTNNFLRRNLGELPNQNFRGNSISQSSYSSSNSVKSSVEGPVDSPSSILQVPDLNSETQSILLFQKGVEEASKFLPSGNGLFANLDVANFSKLKPRVGSDELPVKVEKDEGESFPAGSKIRKHHHMEEEDVEENRSSKQAAIFSEPTLRSSMIDIILLHSLGDGKKHFMARREALQTKNDQIVVSNGKSKASNGGKGRSKKQNGKKEVVDLRTLLVLCAQAVAADDYKSAHELLKRIRQHSNPFGDGNQRLAHIFADGLEARLAGTGSQIYKGLVSKRTSAADFLKAYHLYLAACPFRKMTAFISNVTIRKSSANSPRLHIIDFGILYGFQWPTLIQRLSLAGGAPKLRITGIDFPQPGFRPAERIVETGCRLAAYAESFKVEFEYNAIAKKWETIQLEELKIDRDEYLVVTCFYRCKNVLDESVVVDSPRNKFLSLIRKVNPNIFIHGITNGAFNAPFFVTRFREALFHYSSLFDMLETIVPREEWERMLIEKEIFGREALNVIACEGCERVERPETYRQWQARILRAGFLQQPFEREIVKRAIEKVTTSYHKDFVIDEDSQWLLQGWKGRIIYALSCWKPA; this is encoded by the coding sequence ATGCAAAGATTAATGATAATGGATCCGCGTCTTTGTGGTCCCCCTAATGAAATCCAGTTGGGGAATCAGAGATTTGAAAATGGTTTCTTTGATCAAAGTAGGGAATTTGGTTACCTGCAGTCCAATCTAGTACCAACTGACACACCTTCTTCATCTTCGGTTTGGACTCATGAGGAACCTTCTCCGGAGGATTGTGAATTTTCTGATGGAATTTTGAGTTACATCAGTCAGATCCTTATGGAAGAAGACATGGAAGATAAGACATGCATGCGGCAAGATTCTTTGGATCTTCAAATTGCTGAGAGATCATTCTATGAGGTGATTGGCGAAAAGTACCCTTCTACGCCTTTAGGGCATCCAAGTTCTGTTGATCCAGATGATGGTAGTGGGGAGCATAATTTATCTGAAAACTATGGTACTTGTTCTTACAATGATGGTGACCTCAGTAGCATTTTTACTAACAATTTTTTGCGACGAAATTTGGGGGAACTTCCTAACCAGAATTTTCGAGGCAATAGCATTTCACAGTCATCTTATAGCTCTTCAAACAGTGTGAAAAGTAGTGTGGAAGGGCCTGTGGACTCTCCAAGCAGTATTCTCCAGGTTCCTGATCTGAACAGTGAGACTCAATCCATTTTGCTATTTCAGAAGGGTGTTGAGGAGGCTAGCAAGTTTCTTCCAAGTGGAAATGGACTCTTTGCTAATTTGGATGTGGCtaatttttcaaaactaaaGCCTCGAGTGGGGAGTGATGAATTGCCTGTTAAGGTGGAGAAGGACGAGGGTGAGTCTTTTCCTGCTGGATCCAAAATAAGGAAGCACCATCACATGGAAGAGGAGGATGTTGAAGAAAATAGAAGCAGCAAGCAAGCTGCAATTTTCTCTGAACCTACATTGCGATCATCCATGATTGATATAATCCTGCTTCATAGTTTAGGGGATGGTAAGAAGCATTTTATGGCCCGCCGTGAGGCTTTGCAAACCAAGAATGACCAGATAGTGGTGTCAAATGGTAAATCAAAGGCTTCCAATGGTGGCAAGGGGcgtagtaagaaacaaaacggGAAAAAGGAAGTGGTAGATTTGAGAACACTTTTGGTTCTTTGTGCACAGGCTGTTGCAGCAGATGACTATAAAAGCGCGCATGAGTTGCTAAAACGGATCAGGCAGCACTCAAACCCTTTTGGGGATGGAAATCAGAGGTTGGCTCATATCTTTGCTGATGGCCTTGAAGCCCGCTTGGCTGGTACTGGTAGCCAAATTTATAAAGGACTTGTTAGCAAAAGAACATCAGCTGCTGATTTTCTGAAGGCTTATCATCTATATCTTGCTGCTTGCCCTTTTAGGAAGATGACTGCTTTTATCTCTAATGTTACAATAAGGAAATCTTCAGCAAATTCACCAAGGCTCCATATTATAGATTTTGGTATCCTTTATGGTTTCCAGTGGCCTACTTTAATTCAGAGACTTTCACTAGCAGGAGGAGCACCTAAACTTCGGATTACAGGAATAGACTTCCCACAACCTGGTTTCAGGCCTGCTGAGAGAATTGTAGAAACTGGATGCCGCTTGGCAGCATATGCTGAATCGTTTAAGGTGGAATTTGAGTACAATGCTATAGCGAAAAAATGGGAAACAATTCAACTCGAGGAACTCAAGATTGATAGGGACGAGTACCTTGTTGTGACCTGTTTTTATCGCTGTAAAAATGTGCTGGATGAATCTGTGGTTGTGGACAGTCCAAGGAATAAATTCCTCAGTTTGATAAGGAAGGTCAACCCGAATATATTCATTCATGGCATTACTAACGGGGCCTTTAATGCGCCTTTCTTTGTTACTCGATTCAGGGAGGCACTGTTTCACTACTCTTCACTCTTTGACATGCTTGAAACCATTGTGCCTCGTGAGGAATGGGAGAGGATGCTAATTGAGAAAGAGATATTTGGCAGGGAAGCATTGAATGTCATAGCTTGTGAAGGCTGTGAGAGAGTAGAGAGGCCAGAGACATATAGGCAGTGGCAAGCGCGAATTCTAAGGGCTGGATTTTTGCAACAACCTTTTGAGCGTGAGATAGTAAAGAGGGCAATAGAGAAAGTAACGACTAGCTACCACAAGGATTTTGTAATTGATGAAGATAGCCAATGGTTGTTGCAAGGTTGGAAGGGGCGAATCATTTATGCCCTTTCTTGTTGGAAACCTGCATGA
- the LOC114418939 gene encoding uncharacterized protein At5g02240-like has translation MATRVPFVLCAATTSPNHCLKYCVVAPSLPLPVSSSSLSRHSLSLSFSSSFSSSLGLLPLSKKEGVKRVGRRFGVVAMAESKSTVLVTGAGGRTGQIVYKKLRERPNQYVARGLVRTDESKQNIGAADDVIVGDIRDAESIVPAIQGIDALIILTSAVPQIKPGFDPTKGQRPEFYFEDGAYPEQVDWIGQKNQIDVAKAAGVKHIVLVGSMGGTDLNHPLNSLGNGNILVWKRKAEQYLADSGIPYTIIRAGGLQDKDGGLRELLVGKDDELLQTETRTISRSDVAEVCIQALNFEEAKFKAFDLASKPEGAGSATKDFKALFSQITTRF, from the exons ATGGCGACACGTGTCCCTTTTGTTTTGTGCGCAGCCACCACTTCTCCCAACCACTGCCTTAAATACTGCGTGGTGGCACCGTCACTTCCTCTACCGGTTTCTTCCTCCTCATTAAGCcgccactctctctctctttccttttcgtcttctttttcttcttcgttGGGTTTGTTGCCACTTAGTAAGAAAGAGGGTGTGAAGAGAGTGGGGAGAAGATTTGGTGTTGTGGCCATGGCGGAGTCTAAGAGTACTGTGCTTGTTACGGGAGCGGGTGGTCGCACAG GACAAAtagtttacaaaaaattaagagagagGCCAAACCAATATGTGGCTAGAGGTCTGGTTAGAACAGATGAAAGCAAACAGAACATTGGTGCTGCAGATGACGTTATTGTTGGGGATATAAGAGATGCTGAAAGTATTGTTCCTGCAATTCAAGGTATAGATGCCCTCATAATCCTCACAAGTGCAGTTCCACAGATAAAGCCTGGTTTTGATCCAACCAAAGGACAAAGACCAGAGTTCTATTTTGAGGATGGGGCATATCCTGAACAG GTTGACTGGATTGGGCAGAAAAATCAAATAGATGTCG cCAAGGCTGCTGGAGTGAAGCACATTGTGTTAGTAGGGTCTATGGGTGGAACGGACCTTAACCATCCTTTGAACAGCTTGGGTAATGGGAATATATTG GTTTGGAAAAGGAAGGCTGAGCAATATCTGGCTGATTCCGGCATCCCATATACAATTATAAG GGCTGGTGGCTTGCAAGACAAAGATGGAGGTCTTCGGGAACTACTTGTAGGGAAGGATGATGAGCTTCTCCAGACTGAAACCAGAACCATAAGTAGATCTGATGTTGCAGAAGTCTGCATTCAg GCACTAAATTTTGAGGAGGCTAAATTCAAGGCATTTGACTTGGCATCAAAACCTGAGGGAGCAGGTTCAGCAACAAAGGATTTCAAGGCTTTATTTTCCCAGATCACCACtcgcttttga